Within Massilia litorea, the genomic segment TCCGGCGGAACATTTGCCGACCATATTCGACACGTTCACCCAGGTCGACCCGACGTCCACGCGCAAGCAAGGTGGACTTGGGCTGGGCCTCGCGATCGTCAAGAAGCTGGTCGAGCTGCATGGCGGCGATGTCCAGGTATCCAGTCCCGGGCTGGGCAAAGGGGCTGAATTCACGGTCACGCTACCTCTGGCGGCGATCAAGGAAGCCAGTGCGGCTGCGCACGCCGCCATGGAATCGCTTGCCCATTTCCCGATCATGGACAATACCGAAGAGTTTGGGCTGCAAGGCGCAACCATTCTGTTGGTGGAGGATGACGATGACGCACGCGACATGCTTGCCTCAGTCCTGTCGAGCGCGCACGCTATTGTCGAGACCGCTTCCAATGCCCGCGAGGCCTTGACCCTGTTCGAGGGAATCCGGCCGGATCTCGTCGTCAGCGATATCGGCATGCCTGAAATGGATGGGTATGAATTTATTGCGGAACTACGCAAGCGCGAGCGCGACACCCGACGCCGGAGCGTGCCGGCAGTCGCGCTCACCGCATACGCCAGGGTCCAGGACAGGATGCGCGCACTGACGGCCGGCTTCCAGATGCACGTTGCCAAACCTGTCGAACCAGCCGAACTCTTGACCGTACTTGCGAGCCTGCGTTCGTGGAAGCTTCCGCAATAGCGGACCCGCGCGCCGTTTTATCGGAAGCTGCCGCTCATGCCAGCTTGTCGATTGGCACATTCATTCGACTGATCGTCGCGAGCAGGGGACCTGCCGCCAAGCCGATTCATGCCCCCTGCTCGTCCTTCTGCTTGACGATCGGATCACGCGTCCCCGTCCATTCGCTCATCAGCGAATAACCGACGGCCAGCAGCACCGGCCCGATGAACATCCCCACGAAGCCGAAGGCGATCACCCCGCCCAGCACGCCCAATAAGGTCAAGAGGAACGGCAAACTGGTCCCGCGGCTGATCAGCATCGGCCGCACCACGTTGTCGACGCCGCTGATCAGGACCGTGCCCCAGATCACCATGAAGATGCCCCAGCCCGTCAGGCCCTGGCCGAACAGCCAGATCGACGCGCCGCCCCAGATCAGCGGCGGGCCGAAGGGCACGAGCGAGGTGACGAACACCAGCACCGACAGCAGCGGCACGGCAGGGACGCCGGCAATCGAAAAGCCGATCGCGGCCAACAGGGCCTGCGCCAGCGCGGTGCCGAGCAGGCCGTACATGACGCCGCGCGTGGTCTGGCTGATGATGTCGGACACCGATTGCGCGCCCTCGCCCATCACTTTCGCCATCATGCTCGCCGTCACCGCGATCAGCGCGTGGCCGTCGCGGTACAGGAAGAAGCTGACAAAGGCGGCCAGGCTCATCTGCAGAACGCCGGTGCCGAGCAGCAGGCCGCCCGCCATCAGGTAGTGACGGGCCGGCTCGACCATGCGCTGGGCCAGGGCCAGCATCTGGTCGCGGCTGGCCACCAGCTGGCGCAGGTAGACGTCGAGGGTATCGCCGATGAAGGGTAATTCGCGCACCCAGCCGGGCGGCACGAGGGCGCCGTGCTCGATGCTGTCGCGCAGCTGGCCGAAGGTGGTGGCGACGTCGTCGGCCAGGTTGTAGGCGACGATGGCGAGCGGGATGATGACGAGCAGGGTCAGCGAGAGCGTCATCGTCAGCGCTGCCAGCGTGCGCCGCCCGCGCATCGCGCGCAGCAGGCGCAGGTACAGGGGCCAGGAAGAGATGACGACGGCCGCCGCGAACAGGATCGCGGGCAGGAAAGGTTTGAGAACGAACAGGCAGCCCAGCGTCAGCAGGACAACGGTTGCGATACGGGTGTAGTTTCTGCCAATACGTTGTTCCATGAATCCTCGTTAAAGTATCGGGAGCCCGAGAAACCGTAGCGAGCGGAAGGAGGTTTGGCCGAGAAGCGCAGCTGTACGACTGTACAGCGAGCATCGCAGACCGAACCTACGACGCGCAGTAGGTTTATCGGGCTTCCCTCACGAGATCATAGCAGCTGTCGTAAGTCGTGGACGATTGGGGCGGGTCCCTGGCCATGGCGCAGGAACAAGCGCACGCGCCCTTCCTTGTCGAACACATAGCTGCCGGCCGTGTGGTCGACCGTATAGCTGCCCGGCTCCTTGCCCGGCACTTTCGACACGAAGACCTTGAATTCCTTGGCGGTGGCCGCCGTCTGCTCGGGCGTGCCGCGCAGGCCAATGAAACGCTTGTCGAAGGCGGGCACGTAGGAAGCGAGCAGCTCCTGGGTATCGCGTTCCGGGTCGAGGGTGACGAACAGCACCTGCACCTCGTCGGCGGCCGGACCCAGCTCCTTCATCACGGCGGCCATCTCGGCCATCGTGGTCGGGCAGACGTCCGGGCACTGGGTGTAGCCGAAGAACAGCACCACCAGCTTGCCCTTGAAGTCGGCCAGGGTGCGCGGCTTGCCGGTGTGGTCGGTCAGCGAAAAGCCTTTCGCGTAATCGAGGCCGGTGAGATCGGTGTTCTGGAAGGCCACCGGCTTGGATGTCAGCTTATCCAATGCGAGCTTGTCGCAACCGGCGGTGAGCAAGGCCAGCGCGATCATCCCGGCGGTGAGCAGTCGTTTCATGGTGTCGGAACCTGCGAATCAAAAGCGAAAATAATGGTCGACCAGCAGCGCCGCGAACAGCAGCGACAGGTAGAGGATCGAGTATGCAAAAGCCTTGCGCGCGGTCTGGTCGCTGTAGTGCTTGTGCACGCGCCAGCTGTGGCGCAGGAACAGCGCATTCAGGACGATCGCCGCCACCAGGTAGATCAGGCCGCTCATGCGCACCGCGAAGGGCAACAAGGTCGTCGCGCTGAGGGCCAGCGAATACAGCCAGACCTGCTGTCCGGTGTAGTCCATGCCGTGGGTGATCGGCAGCATCGGCAGGCCCGAGCGCGCGTAATCGTCGCGCCGGTACATGGCCAGCGCCCAGAAATGCGGCGGAGTCCAGACGAAAATGATCAATACCAGCAGCCAGGCCTGCATCGGCACCTCGTTGGCCACCGCCGCCCAGCCGAGGGCCGGCGGCATCGCGCCCGACAGGCCGCCGATGACGATGTTCTGCGGCGTCGCCGGTTTCAGGTAGATCGTGTAGACGACGGCATAGCCGACGAAAGTCACGAAGGTCAGCCACATGGTCAGCGGATTGACGAAGGCGTACAGCACCCACATGCCGAGGCCGCCGATGACGGCGGAGAAGACGAGCGTCTGGTTGCGCGTCAGTTCGCCGCGCGCGGTGGCGCGGCGGGCCGTTCTCGCCATGCGCGAATCGATCTCGGCTTCGATCAGGCAGTTGACGGCAAAGGCCGCACCGGCCAGCAGCCAGATGCCGATCGTGCCGGCGACCAGCACGCGCCAGCCGGGGAAGCCGTCGGTGGCCAGGAACATGCCGATGATGGCGCAGAAGACGGCAAGCTGGGTTACCCGGGGCTTGGTCAGCTGCCAGTACTGGGAGATGCGGCTGGTCGATTGGAGGGCGGTCTGGGTGGTCATCGATACGAGTTCGCAGGAAGGTCTGCATTCGCGGGGGTGCGCTGCGACACGTCGAGCAGGTGCTTGACCTTGTAGTTTAACATGGTCACCAGCAGGACGAGGAGAGCAGCCCCGGCGTTATGCAATACGGCAATGGCCAGCGGGAAGTCGAAGAAGACCGTCGCGATGCCCGTGAACAGCTGCGCCAGCAGTACCGCTGCGATGAGTTTCGCTGTTTTGCGCAGCGCCGGCTGGCGCGCGGCACGCCAGGCAGCCAGGCCCAGCACCAGCGCGACGATCATCGCGAAATTCCGGTGCACCCAGTGGATCGCCACCAGGGCCGAGAACTGCAGGTAGTGGCCGGCCGCCGTCTTGCCCAGTTCGCGCCACAGGGTAAAGCCGTGTTCGAAGTCCATCTCCGGTATGAATTTGCCATCGCACAGCGGGAATTCGTCGCAGGCCAGGGTCGCGTAGTTAGTGCTCACCCACCCGCCGAGCGCGATCTGCAGCACCACGACGATCGCGGCCAGCAGCGCGAGCGTGCGCAAGGCGCGCAGGCCGGCCAGGTCCCGGCTCGGGGCCGGCGGATGCAGCAGGTAGTCTTCGCGCCCGCCCAGCCAGACCAGCATCGCCAATAAGCCCATGCCCAGCAGCAGGTGGATGGTGACGATCACCGGCTGCAGTTTCAGGGTCACGGTCCAGGCCCCGAAGGCGCCCTGCACGCAGACGAACAGGAACAGCGCCACCGGCAGCGCCGGGGCAAAGGCCTGTTGATGGGTCTTGCGCCACTGGCGGACCGACTGGAACATCAGGGCCATGATCAATACGCCGATGCCCATCGCCAGGTAGCGGTGGATCATTTCGATCCAGGCTTTTACTTTGGTCACCGGCCCGGTCGGCATCAGCGCCTCGGCCGCGGCGATCTGCTCATGCGCGATGAAGGGATTCGCGGCGCCGTAGCAGCCAGGCCAGTCAGGGCAGCCGAGGCCCGAGTCGGTCAGCCGCGTAAAACCGCCGAACACGATCAGGTCGAAGGTCAAAAACGCCATCACCCAGACCAGCTTGCGGTATTTGTTGGCGTCGGCGGAGAGCCAGACCATGGTCAGGGGAATGCTGGCCACGAACAGGCCCATCAGGGCCAGTTGCAGGAGGGTGGACGGATGCATGCCTGCTTATCCGATCGCCGAGGCTTTGAGCAGTTTGGCCAGATCCTTGTTCACCTTGCGCGGGTCCGGGTCTTTCGGGA encodes:
- a CDS encoding COX15/CtaA family protein, with the translated sequence MHPSTLLQLALMGLFVASIPLTMVWLSADANKYRKLVWVMAFLTFDLIVFGGFTRLTDSGLGCPDWPGCYGAANPFIAHEQIAAAEALMPTGPVTKVKAWIEMIHRYLAMGIGVLIMALMFQSVRQWRKTHQQAFAPALPVALFLFVCVQGAFGAWTVTLKLQPVIVTIHLLLGMGLLAMLVWLGGREDYLLHPPAPSRDLAGLRALRTLALLAAIVVVLQIALGGWVSTNYATLACDEFPLCDGKFIPEMDFEHGFTLWRELGKTAAGHYLQFSALVAIHWVHRNFAMIVALVLGLAAWRAARQPALRKTAKLIAAVLLAQLFTGIATVFFDFPLAIAVLHNAGAALLVLLVTMLNYKVKHLLDVSQRTPANADLPANSYR
- the cyoE gene encoding heme o synthase, producing the protein MTTQTALQSTSRISQYWQLTKPRVTQLAVFCAIIGMFLATDGFPGWRVLVAGTIGIWLLAGAAFAVNCLIEAEIDSRMARTARRATARGELTRNQTLVFSAVIGGLGMWVLYAFVNPLTMWLTFVTFVGYAVVYTIYLKPATPQNIVIGGLSGAMPPALGWAAVANEVPMQAWLLVLIIFVWTPPHFWALAMYRRDDYARSGLPMLPITHGMDYTGQQVWLYSLALSATTLLPFAVRMSGLIYLVAAIVLNALFLRHSWRVHKHYSDQTARKAFAYSILYLSLLFAALLVDHYFRF
- a CDS encoding AI-2E family transporter, which translates into the protein MEQRIGRNYTRIATVVLLTLGCLFVLKPFLPAILFAAAVVISSWPLYLRLLRAMRGRRTLAALTMTLSLTLLVIIPLAIVAYNLADDVATTFGQLRDSIEHGALVPPGWVRELPFIGDTLDVYLRQLVASRDQMLALAQRMVEPARHYLMAGGLLLGTGVLQMSLAAFVSFFLYRDGHALIAVTASMMAKVMGEGAQSVSDIISQTTRGVMYGLLGTALAQALLAAIGFSIAGVPAVPLLSVLVFVTSLVPFGPPLIWGGASIWLFGQGLTGWGIFMVIWGTVLISGVDNVVRPMLISRGTSLPFLLTLLGVLGGVIAFGFVGMFIGPVLLAVGYSLMSEWTGTRDPIVKQKDEQGA
- a CDS encoding SCO family protein, whose product is MKRLLTAGMIALALLTAGCDKLALDKLTSKPVAFQNTDLTGLDYAKGFSLTDHTGKPRTLADFKGKLVVLFFGYTQCPDVCPTTMAEMAAVMKELGPAADEVQVLFVTLDPERDTQELLASYVPAFDKRFIGLRGTPEQTAATAKEFKVFVSKVPGKEPGSYTVDHTAGSYVFDKEGRVRLFLRHGQGPAPIVHDLRQLL